In BD1-7 clade bacterium, the following proteins share a genomic window:
- the aaeB_4 gene encoding p-hydroxybenzoic acid efflux pump subunit AaeB has product MSRFLLQLRLDTRQSYADFANNKDLWQLTARAAISVMIAGFLAMWLQTDQPYWAGMTAFITTEATVGSTLNKCLERIIGTYIGAATGLVMIVLFISHPPIYLLSLFLVGAIGIYVAAIRQTHLYAWLLGYLTAFMVMLGSLADPTPHNLIVVAFFRSLEVTIGIVTSTLVGLVLFPKRAQTLFNQVLSDSLSDILELLALSETLFEKHDDDALAEFQTVRDRLVKNRSRLEKLIDHASHESRFSPSKRRANQTLINANDLLETLVATFRQTFSVSASAKFSGSDAEAIKQLCQLWRQSVQRYQLQLEQQQTLCADQELQHNIDITYQHVFTICLEKAESSSAIHWLTISKNLRLICIQIQQFTIIKPEGKPAHHHLNYVEKIKRLFRNLQDDSYLIAYAATSAVAVLFTPMLWLYFNLPGYSQVAVSIGVVVGLQPDATSFKGFLRFIGCFAGAALAVLLLGFNIDNFALLLLSQAAVTVICCPLHFANSKSSYAAGQAVYVFIVGTINSLYPTESLAPTIERLGGILLGALAIVAFQWLFWRYEPRKDLRHRLLQIVRHTQPLCEDVLASVHATSKDELPSPHKAMGALRRAGGNLTTMNPDGLSDEEQRLKQAIYDEGLLFYHNYYGYILLQQELLHATTQAPEDTWAIQSFQHMAMLQEDCRSILNNTTQSSSANNDLALDFIRDVRRYLTTTTWQLTQQNRLHQSVMQHNMLTHLYRMTQSYEELRALGCIDIKRREPLSADL; this is encoded by the coding sequence ATGAGTAGGTTTCTGCTTCAACTTCGGTTAGATACCCGTCAAAGCTACGCCGACTTCGCCAACAACAAAGATCTCTGGCAATTAACAGCACGCGCCGCCATTTCCGTGATGATCGCGGGCTTCCTTGCCATGTGGCTGCAGACTGATCAGCCCTACTGGGCAGGTATGACAGCCTTCATTACCACCGAAGCCACGGTAGGCAGCACACTCAACAAATGCCTTGAGCGTATCATCGGCACCTACATCGGCGCGGCAACGGGCTTGGTAATGATTGTTCTGTTTATCAGCCATCCACCCATCTACTTATTATCGTTATTCTTAGTGGGTGCTATCGGTATCTATGTCGCCGCCATTCGACAAACACATTTGTATGCATGGTTGCTGGGCTATCTGACCGCGTTCATGGTGATGCTGGGCAGCCTTGCGGACCCAACACCTCATAACCTGATAGTCGTTGCTTTCTTCCGCAGCCTCGAAGTCACAATTGGCATTGTAACCAGCACGCTTGTTGGCCTGGTTTTATTCCCTAAGCGCGCACAAACATTATTTAATCAGGTATTGAGCGATAGCTTATCCGATATTCTAGAGCTGCTGGCATTGTCTGAAACACTGTTTGAGAAACACGATGATGACGCCTTAGCTGAATTTCAAACCGTCAGAGATCGATTAGTAAAGAACCGAAGTCGACTCGAGAAACTCATTGATCATGCATCCCATGAAAGCCGCTTCTCTCCTTCCAAACGACGAGCAAATCAAACACTGATCAACGCTAATGATCTGTTAGAAACACTAGTAGCGACCTTTCGACAAACGTTCAGCGTATCAGCGTCTGCGAAGTTTAGTGGTAGTGATGCCGAGGCCATCAAACAATTGTGTCAGCTTTGGCGTCAGAGCGTGCAACGATATCAACTTCAACTTGAGCAACAGCAAACACTCTGCGCTGATCAGGAGTTACAACACAACATCGATATTACCTATCAACACGTGTTTACAATCTGCCTCGAAAAAGCCGAGAGTAGCTCGGCCATACATTGGTTGACGATCAGCAAAAATTTGCGGCTTATCTGTATACAAATACAACAATTTACGATCATTAAACCTGAAGGAAAACCCGCTCATCACCACTTGAACTATGTCGAAAAAATCAAACGCCTGTTTCGAAATCTGCAAGACGACAGCTACCTGATTGCCTATGCCGCAACAAGCGCAGTCGCTGTTCTTTTTACGCCAATGCTCTGGCTATACTTCAACTTGCCGGGCTATTCGCAAGTGGCCGTGTCTATCGGCGTTGTGGTTGGGCTACAGCCCGATGCGACGAGCTTTAAAGGGTTTCTTCGCTTCATCGGTTGTTTTGCTGGGGCGGCGCTCGCCGTATTACTGTTGGGCTTCAACATTGATAATTTCGCGCTACTACTGCTTAGCCAGGCCGCAGTGACGGTGATTTGCTGCCCGCTTCACTTCGCGAACTCCAAGTCATCCTATGCAGCAGGTCAGGCGGTTTATGTGTTTATCGTCGGCACCATCAACTCTCTCTATCCAACAGAATCCCTAGCACCAACCATCGAGCGTTTAGGCGGCATCCTCCTCGGCGCTCTGGCGATTGTTGCATTCCAATGGCTATTCTGGCGCTATGAACCACGCAAAGACCTACGCCATCGATTACTCCAGATCGTGCGCCATACTCAGCCGCTGTGCGAAGATGTTCTGGCCTCAGTTCATGCAACGTCCAAAGATGAACTGCCATCGCCGCACAAAGCTATGGGTGCATTGCGTCGGGCCGGAGGAAACCTAACCACGATGAATCCTGACGGGCTTAGCGATGAAGAACAACGTCTGAAACAAGCAATTTACGATGAAGGCCTTCTCTTCTACCACAACTACTATGGCTACATACTTCTTCAGCAAGAGCTTTTACACGCAACGACGCAAGCACCCGAAGATACGTGGGCAATTCAATCGTTTCAACACATGGCGATGTTGCAAGAAGATTGCCGTTCAATACTGAACAATACGACACAAAGCTCATCAGCCAACAACGACCTTGCTTTGGACTTTATAAGGGACGTTAGAAGATATTTGACGACAACAACATGGCAATTGACCCAGCAAAACAGGCTTCACCAATCGGTTATGCAGCACAATATGCTGACCCATTTATACCGCATGACACAATCCTACGAAGAGTTACGGGCGCTGGGTTGCATTGACATCAAACGTCGCGAGCCGTTATCCGCCGATCTGTAA
- the btuB_2 gene encoding Vitamin B12 transporter BtuB, which translates to MRFLTSCLLATLASPLTALHSAELETTLVSAKRTEEKTSGGRSISAVENIAETQTVHISEVLSRVPATWISRGNGQESLISIRSPVFTGPGSCAEFLVTEDNLPVRPPAFCNVNQLFDVNFEQAERIEVLRGPGTVVHGAGAVHGVINVISPDFTEDPFGAVSLDYGTNGYGKVALDYRQQDWLIQGNAIHDSGYKHNSGFDQQKVRFKAQQESELWQFTHNISATNLEQETATYVVGSNAYKDPNRKRENPNPEAYRNAWSFRYSVDLEHQPNENSNLLITPYIRANGMDFMLHFLPGNPVEESQQIGGGLQSIFIRPYRDNVQLISGFDLDITAGSTRQYQKSAAGPIFPAGEHYNYDATVYTAAWFAEAEINLDDIWLLTIGARLANSWYDYHNNLSVGSACDPSVSNCRYYRPASDMLSFFNWQPEFTAQYQYVQNHFSYLTLVRGYRPPHTAELFRLEQGQQIAGIKSVVANSVEWGFKGTVNPVWSYHLSLYYMKKNNVIVKTADRQQVDGQRTQHQGAELTFNINLSDIFLIDVGMAYAEHRYDSNVQVFNSGTGNIKGNWIDTAPNFIGSMQLTWLADINTELQLDINHLGPYYLDAENNFRYSGHTLFNVFYQQQLPGNWALRLGLINATNEDYADRADITVITPVNPVAQERYFIGEPRNVRIGISKTF; encoded by the coding sequence ATGCGTTTTCTGACATCCTGCCTGCTGGCTACACTCGCCTCCCCGCTCACCGCATTACATTCTGCAGAGCTCGAAACAACCCTCGTCAGCGCCAAACGTACAGAAGAAAAAACCAGCGGCGGTCGAAGCATCTCTGCCGTTGAAAATATTGCTGAAACGCAGACCGTACATATCAGCGAAGTTTTGTCTCGTGTACCGGCAACTTGGATCAGCCGCGGCAATGGTCAGGAAAGCCTGATCAGCATCCGTTCACCGGTATTTACTGGGCCTGGGTCTTGTGCCGAATTTCTCGTTACTGAGGATAATCTACCAGTTCGTCCGCCAGCGTTTTGTAACGTTAATCAGCTGTTTGATGTCAACTTTGAGCAGGCCGAACGTATTGAAGTACTGCGTGGGCCGGGTACGGTTGTACACGGAGCCGGCGCGGTTCATGGTGTTATTAATGTTATCTCCCCAGATTTTACTGAAGATCCTTTTGGTGCTGTGTCATTAGATTACGGCACTAACGGATATGGAAAAGTCGCATTGGATTACCGTCAGCAAGACTGGCTGATTCAAGGCAACGCCATTCACGATAGCGGCTATAAACACAACAGTGGTTTCGACCAACAGAAAGTGCGCTTTAAAGCCCAACAAGAAAGCGAACTATGGCAATTTACACATAACATCAGCGCCACCAATCTTGAGCAAGAAACCGCAACCTATGTGGTCGGCAGCAACGCTTACAAAGATCCGAACCGTAAACGTGAGAACCCTAACCCAGAAGCCTATCGTAACGCCTGGAGCTTTCGTTATTCGGTAGATTTAGAACATCAGCCCAACGAAAATAGTAACCTGCTAATTACACCCTATATCCGCGCCAACGGTATGGATTTTATGTTACATTTTTTGCCGGGTAACCCCGTCGAAGAAAGCCAGCAAATTGGCGGTGGTCTGCAGTCTATCTTCATCCGCCCTTACCGCGATAACGTGCAACTCATCAGCGGCTTCGACCTAGATATCACTGCGGGCTCAACACGTCAGTACCAAAAATCTGCTGCGGGGCCTATCTTCCCAGCGGGCGAACACTATAACTATGACGCCACGGTATACACAGCTGCATGGTTTGCGGAAGCAGAAATCAACCTAGACGACATCTGGCTGCTGACCATTGGCGCCCGCCTCGCAAATTCATGGTATGACTACCACAATAACTTATCCGTTGGCTCAGCTTGCGACCCGAGTGTTAGCAACTGCCGCTATTACCGCCCTGCCAGTGATATGTTGTCATTTTTCAACTGGCAACCCGAATTCACAGCCCAATACCAATACGTGCAAAATCACTTTAGCTACCTAACCCTGGTACGTGGCTATCGCCCGCCACACACCGCAGAATTATTTCGTTTGGAGCAGGGGCAACAGATTGCCGGCATCAAATCTGTAGTTGCTAACTCGGTTGAGTGGGGGTTCAAAGGAACGGTAAATCCGGTATGGAGTTACCATTTATCCCTCTACTACATGAAGAAAAATAACGTCATTGTTAAAACAGCTGATCGTCAGCAAGTTGACGGTCAACGTACTCAACATCAAGGTGCGGAGTTGACGTTTAATATCAATCTATCGGATATTTTTCTGATAGATGTAGGCATGGCTTACGCCGAGCATCGCTACGATAGCAATGTTCAGGTGTTCAATAGCGGTACGGGAAACATCAAAGGTAATTGGATCGATACGGCCCCCAATTTTATCGGCAGTATGCAACTCACCTGGCTAGCTGACATCAATACCGAGCTGCAACTCGATATCAACCATCTCGGGCCTTACTACTTGGATGCCGAAAACAACTTCCGTTATTCAGGCCATACACTGTTCAATGTATTTTATCAGCAACAACTGCCGGGCAATTGGGCATTGCGCCTCGGGTTAATCAATGCAACCAACGAAGACTATGCAGATCGCGCTGACATCACGGTGATCACGCCGGTAAACCCCGTCGCA